CATCTAGGTTTATTACACAATTTGTCTGTAACCATCAGCAGGCCCAGCTGCTGCTTTGGTCACAGCCTGAGCTACGTTGGGTCTCAGCGACATGGATATACGCTGAAAGAAGTTATGGACATGGTTGGGCGAAAAGTTGGGTTTCAACTTTGAAGAAGTTGAAGTCTGCTCATCTAAAAAGTAGTCAAGGAAGTGGGGAGGTTAAAAATCGGACTCGTCTCACGTGCCTAACTTGCCCCTTTAtgcatagagcaggcacccccaaacggcggccctccagatgttttggcctacaattcccatgatccctagctaacaggaccagtggtcaggggagatggaaattgtagtccaaaacatctggagggccgaagtttggggatgcctggcatagagcgTTTAGCCTTCCAGCTTTGGGCTTGCTGTAAACGCTCCACTGTTGTGGCCTCACCACCCCTTTTACAGAATGAACGTAACTTTTGTTCCAGGAAACAGCAGCCCAGTCAGGGCTGAGAAATTCCCTGCCTGGGATAAGGAGCAGGTGAGATCAGAATggcaatggctggctgacatgaACTAATTGCAGCCTTCAGGCAGGGCAGGAAGGAGCACTGACCTCATTCCACTTGGCATGCTTCCTCTCCTTTTCGAAACGCTTGAACTCCCTCCGGTCATAGATCTCCAAGACTATGCGGTAGACTATTATGAGGAAAACTCCAAAAAACACCAAGCCCAGCACTGAGCTCAGTACCAGCCTGAATGTCTTCTTGGTCGTGTTACCTGGCAGAGTAGAAGGAAGGAGTTATGAGGATCTTGCAGATGAGTTCTGAGAAGCAAGTGCCccttcctcatttatttattggaCTTATTCCCTCTCCTGCTACCGTTGTGCACACATACTCTGCTAACAGTTATTGTaacaataataatcatttattatttatatgccgcccatctggctgggttgccccagccaccttgggctgcttccaacaaattatcaAGCAggaaacatagtaaaacatcaaacattaaaaacttccctatacagggctgccttcagatgtctcctaaaagtcagatagttgttttacTTCCTTCACaactgacaggagggcgttccacagggcaagcaccactactgagaaggccctctgcctggttgcctgtacctcacttttcacaatgaaggaaccaccagaagacgctcagtgctggaactcagtgcccaggctgaacagcggaggtggagacgctccttcaggtatacagggccaaagcaatttggggctttaaaggtcagcaccaacactttgaattgtgctcagaaacatacggggacccaatgtaggtcttttaggagcAGTGTTATATGGTCATGGCGGCCACTCTCACTCACCAGTCTGAcagcctcattctggattagttgtagtttctgagtcaccttcaaaggtagccccacgtggagcaCATGGCAGTAGTCTAGTCAAGAGATAACCACCGCATGTACCACTCAGGTGGCAGAGGGCACAGGccagtagggtctcagccggcataCCAGATAgagctagtagacagctgccctggacacagaattaacctgcgcctccatggacagctgtgagtcaccCTTGGAAGAAGATCAACAGATGACGTGAAGTCACATACAGCCTGTGTTACAGGCTCCAGAAGAATCAGGTGCCACTGAAACTTCTGCCTGCTGTAGTTGAACGTGCCTTCTGTCACAGACGTCAAAATAGTCTggccttaagaacacaagaatagcCTTGTTGCATCAGGccagaggctcatctagtcctgttctcacagagaccaATCTGATGCTCCTACGAGTTGCCTAGAAACAGAGCAGGAGCGCATTAATAGCCCCTTCCTGCAACAAAGGCTCTCCTGCCCTTCTTTCCTGTGCCCACTCACCTTCTTTGCCATTCACTGTCAGGCTGATGGAGCCCTCCTTGTCCCTCTCAATGAGGTAGATGAGGAGGCTGCCATCTTCTGCTTTGGTCTGGCACCATCTTTCGTCGGTGGCGGAAGCCAGCACCACATTCACCGTCTGGTTGCAGGATGCGCTGCAAGTCTTCTGCAGCAGCCCAGTTCCAAAAGCCCTGCACTCTGCACAATTCCTGCCAACACAAGAGCAGCCATGAGCATTTTTTCCTCGTGCTTCTAACTAGAGCATAAGGACACCCTTTCTACAATGGTcaggaaaagggggaggaagaCACACTGGCAGTTGTTTTTTTTCCCACACACTGACAGTTGTAAGCTGTGCTCCATGCTCGGTTTGGCCATAGTTGCAGAGATACCTGTAAAATGTAGCTGCTGGCCAGCCCTCTTGctgtccctccaccccacccacccacacgcaCACCGCTGGTACAAAGTAGGCAAGACTCTCTCCTAAAACCAAGTCAGAATCTCACCTGTGCTCTTCACAGGGTGTCTGGCAGTCAGCACAGCGGCTGCAGTGACTGTCAAACCAGCCAGCATCACAGTGGCATCTGTTGCAGACGCAATGCCCGTGATCGCTGCATACAACGCCCTCCTGTGTGCATCCACTGGTCTCCAGGCTGCACTGACATGCACTGCCAGTATAGTTCTGGTGGCACTCACAGTTGCCACATCTGCATTGCCCGTTGCCTACAAAGAGAGATGTCTGTCGGCATTACAGAGTTCCTTCACAAAGCCATTCCACCCACATGTATATATGTCTTATTCAGCAACCTTTCTGCCTTTTGAGATGCCAGCAGACATTGATTGCCCTCACACTTACAAAGGCACACCTTTGTAAGAATGCGGGCTAGAAAGTTGCTCTTCTTAAATGAAATCGTGAGAGTGTCTTCAGAAGCTGGATTCTGTGCTCAGTACTGTgctttttcctgcattgcagtttaTAAACACAGCCCTAGAAGTATTTGGACTCCTCCAGGGGACTGTTAGCTGAGCATTCACCCTGCATGGCTTACACAAAACTTATGCCAAGGTTAGACTATGTTTGATCTTGACCTTGCATTCATTCTTGTttttgcttgcagggaggttatactgCAATGAACATTCATACTGATTAGCTGATGTGGAGGTTATACATCTTTCTGTTAATCATTTCCTTATCTGCTGTTTTAAAAGGGAATTTGTTGCATTAAGTTGACAGAAGCACTTTAATCACCTTCAACTGCACAAATCAGAATTTCCAGTGTGTGcttcaacaacacacacacacacactgacaattTGGAGGCAACATTAGCAGCCTGCTTTCCTCCTGAAAACCTATGGAAATACCCACGCTGGCTACAGTAAAGCCACCAGCATCCCCACTGGTGCCACCAATGACTCTGTTGCCCAACATCTGCCAGGTTAAAAGAAAACGGCGTAGCCCTACCATTAGAAGATTTTTACCTCCACAGAGCTGCCCGTTGTGCCTTTCGCAGCCAGCATCGTCACACTTGCAGAGGGGTCCGCTCGCCTGGGCATTGCACTGGCACTTCCCGCACACACACTGGCCCTTACCGCTGCACACTGGGCCCGTGTCGTTCGCATCTCGGCACGTGGCCTCTGCGTCCACCAGCTCCTCTGGCTTGCACTCGCACAGCCGGCCGGCATGGCCCTCCTGGCAGCTAGAAGAGCAAAGACAGCACATGGGTGGGGTGGGTCAGAGTTGCTGAACCAGACCCATCAGGTCCACCGAGCCTGGTTTTTTCTACTCCCAACCCAAGAAACCTAGCAAATAGGCCTCTGCCCCACCAGCTTGCCTGCCTTCTCTTTATTTTCAACCAGTCCAGAAAGCTCTGCGGCTGCAGTGTTGACTCTCTCTGGCTCTGGCTTCCCCTACCATTTGGGATTCCCTGTACCAGCACGACAAAGGGCATCAGCCTCGACTGAATCCTAGCTGCCTTCTCACCCTAAAGCAGCAACCCAAACAATCAttggctttagagcaggcatgtccaacaggtagatcgtgatctcccagtagatcactggacgtctgcggtagatcactagtagatcactagctccccccaaagaagctgaacaactgtggctccccctaGAAAAAGCCCAAattttttacctcctccctgaaaaaactcaacaactttgacccaacccccccccacacaaaaaaatgggccttcctccttcctaaataaagctcaacaattttttgacctgaaccccccaaaagggggtagatcactgccagtatttaactgtgagtagattgcagtctcttgggagttggccacccctgctttagaggaaaTGCAGGGACATTTGGGCCTCTTCTAATCCAGAGTGGAAAAGAAACAACTGATTTTGGGATGGTGGGGGAAATGGGACCAGGTCGGGTTTTCTAAAGTTATCAATAGGGTAGATCGGAGACGGAGTAATCCTTTCCCCTTCAGTATATAATACTAGAATCCAGGGTCACAATTAATTGGTAATAGATTCAGAAGAAATGAGTCCTTTCCTCAATAcataattaaggctgcaatcttaatccCTGTTATCTAGGAGCacatgtacatgtgtgtgtgtgtgtgtgtgtgtgtgtgtgtgtgtatacacacactgGGAGAAGGGGGTCACATTTCTAAAACTTTTAATTTATAATACCTGCAGATGCCACAGGTGAGGTTGCCACGGCCGCCAGAACAGTGAGGCGCATTGGACTGCGTATCTCCACACTGGCAATCGCACAATGTCGCCACTTCTATGTGCACCTCCTCACCCACTCCTAGAACTCGCAGCACCACCTTCTGGGGACCCGGCAGGCAGGTGGTGGCCTTTATCCGTACTGAGAATTCCACCTGTGGGAGGGGGAGCAACTGAGATAAGGAAAGAGTGACCCCCACCATTGCCATCTATATtgctctaagccaggggtggagaagctgtggccctccaggtgcttctGAGCTTCCCCAGCCATCAGTCAATAATAGGGCCAACGGTCAGAGAGGGGGtggaaactggagtccagcaacatctggagggcctcagctTCCCCTGCCCTGCTCCATGTCAATTAGTGGAAACAGAATAGGACCTATAACTATAAAACCTGTTCTACACATCTCTACTGTTCTCTTCCTGTTCTAGATGCCTCTGTTCCTCCCTGTTCTAAACATCTTTACTGTTCTTCCCCCCTTGTTCTAGATGTCTCtgttcctccctccctgttttgcTCCAGCTGAGCCAACCCTGATGCCTTGGAATAAATAGAAAGCACTGGCCTAATAGGCCAGGAGTGAGGAGGGCTTTTCTGCCTGAGGGACCActctcccttctgggcaaccatCCAAGGACCACATGACAGTGGTGGCTAGAAATGGGAAAGTAACCATTACAaattttacctttctacagtaggcttgtttctacacacacacacaaaagctataCTCTGTACAGCCAAGCAAGAGGACTCATCAGAGTTCAagaaacacattccagccagggaaaacaCTCAGGCTGTAAAGGGTGTGTGGCCTCAGGGGAGTTCCAAAGGACACGTAGGCCTAGATTGGGTTTGCCACCCCCGATCTTAAGTGCTCACCTGCTGGTTGACGCGTACGCCAAGGCATTCCCCCTGCGTGCGCCCAGAGGTTTCCGAGTCGCCACAGTGCGAGTCGTAAGCAATGGCGATGCCAGGAGCAAGATCTGAAGAGTGCACCAAATTCACGGTGGACGAGAGGCTCTGTGGGGAGAACGGCCATGAGAATGTGATCCTAGACTTTGGGTGAGTGTCTGTGTCTGCCTTCTGACACTGTAGCACCAGTTGCCAAGCTGAAGAtccaaagataataataataatttattatttataccccacccatctggctgggcctccccagccactttgggcagcttccaacagaaatattaaatacactaatttcttaaagtttaaaaacttccctaaacacggctgccttcagatgtcctctaaaagtctggtagttgtttttctttttgacatctggtgggagggcgttccacagggcgggtgccactaccgagaaggccctctgcctggttccctgtaacttggcttctcgcagcgagggaactgccagaaggccttcggcactggacctcagtgtccgggcagagcgatggaggtggagatgctccttcaggtatactggactgaggccgtttagggctttaaaggtcagcaccaacactttgaattgtgctcggatccACGATTCAAGCCCCAACACAGTCATTTGCTCACTTTCAGCACTCGGGGTGGAATAATACTGGACAACtttgacagggttgttgtaaatcaTATTGGGGTATGCAATGCACTTTGAACTCATTAGTATTATAGCTCACTATTACATTCATAATCTCTTCCAGGGCTCATGAATCCCCAGACCTGATCAGTGGGAGATATCCAATACTAGTCATAGGAGTAGACCCATTGCGGCCAATAGACTttcatccatttatttcagtgtccTCTATGCATAATTTaagcatgggaactgtagtttgttaggggtacTAGGAACTATAGCTCTGAGAGGTAAattacggttcccaggattcttcaagAGAGTGCGTATGTTTCAAATGTGTCCACAGTCTTACCGGTAGCTGGATGTTACCTAGTGTCCATCACCAGCAGAGGGCAGAACCAGCAAATCTGGTTCAGAACAGAAGTGCTTTTTTGTTCTAGTCCCTTGTAAaaatgacccctggacgattactgttaagtccagtcaacggtgactatgggattgcagtgctcatctcactttcaggccaaggaagccgccgtttgtccacagacagctttctgggtcgtggccagcaggactaaaccgctactggcccaatgggacaccgtgataaaggtaaaggtaaagggacccctgaccattaggtccagtcgtgaccgactctggggttgcgcgctcatctcgcattattggccgagggagctggcgtatagcttccaggtcatgtggccagcatgacaaagccacttctggcaaaccagagcagcacacggaaacgccgtttaccttcccgctgtagcggttcctatttatctacttgcattttgatgtgctttcgaactgctaggttggcaggagctgggatcaagcaacgggagctcaccccgtcacagggattcgaaccgccgaccttctgatcagcaagccctaggctcagttgtttaaccacagcgccacctgggtcccgggaCACCGTGATAGAAACACCaattaccttcctgccacagtggtacctatttatctacttgcactggcatgcttttgaactgctaggttggcaggagctgggacagaggatcgggagctcacgctgtcatggggatttgaaccaccaaccttctgatcggcaagcccaagaggctcggtggtttagaacCACCCATATTCCCTTATTCACTTGTATCCTGTTCTTGACCAGGGAAGCTCTGAGAGACTTACACCTGGCTTCCCATCCAGGCAGTTCACAGTGGCGCAGAAGGTGACTCACGGAACCTTTATCTGAGTCAAGTTCCAGCAGATCGCATGGGGATCCCTAGCAGTCGTCATGCAGGCAGTGACCATCGCTTAACTTCAGACATACTGTAGCATCAACAGGGACCCACAGGTGGCTCAAGGTAgctcaagcaagcaagccaagCCAGGAGGAATTGTGTTCAGGATCACTAGCTAATCTCCCCTAGATGAAAAGGTCTTCCTTGccctatatactgtacagtgtggtgtgttggactaggatctgggagaccaggaatcAAAACCCAAcactgccatgaagctcactgggtgactctgGGACTCCGGCTGTGTTCACAGCTATGCTAAatcatggcttagcatgaacTCCCTCCTGGCTTTGCTCGTCCCTGGTCAGTGTGATGTGgtagctaagccatggtttggttttgcATGTTTCTCCTCAgtcacaagggacccaggtggcgctgtgggctaaaccactgagcctagggcttgctgatcagaaggtcggcggttcgaatccctgtgacagggtgagctcccgttcttcggtcccagctcctgccaacctagcagttcaaaagcacgtcaaagtgcaagtagataaataggtactgctctggtgggaaggtaaacgacgtttcagtgtgctgctctggtttgccagaagcagctttgtcatgctggccacatgacctggaagctgtacgtcggctccctcggccaataatgtgagatgagcgcgcaaccccagagtcggtcacgactggacataatggtcaggggtccctttaccttacctcagTCACAAGGGTGTGTCCAATTGGTTTAGGCCATAGGCTAAGGTTGGAGAGACCCATGACCCCAGGCTTGGATAATCCTACATTGAACTAAAAGGCCCAGCGAGGAGAAAAGTGGGTGCAAGTTCGTCACTGGAAGCCAGCACGTTCAGGCAGTCACGGTAAGCCATACCTTGGCTTACCTTGAGGTGCAAACCAAaccactttctctcagcctagcctacttcacagggttgttgtgaggataaaattgggggtggggagaactacgtacaccaccttgaggtccttggaggaaaggtgggatataaaaataaataaaaatctagaTGGGACATGCTTTTCATATTGAAAATGTGAACATTGTTTGGCTCTGGTGGTGTTCGCCTTGAAAACGTAATTAAATCACAGAATGTCCATCCCCCCTTTGGGCTTGGCTCCATTCCTGGGGGGCCCTGGGGGCATGTTTTGCCCTCCCAAAGGGGTTCTGGCCCTTGCTACCCGTACTCAGCCTTACACTGTAGGCGTCTGCGATGAGCTGCACCACGTTGCTGGAATCCTCCCTCAGTTCCCCAACCACGGACTTGGGAATGAGCCTGCTCAGTTcctgaggggaaaggaaaaagtcAGAGTGAGaggcacacccacacccctcaGGTTTCCCCTACTCCTCTGCCTTCCGGTTCAGCACTCACCTCATACATAGAAAGCCTGGGCCCAGTCACAGCAAATATGGCCTGGATGTTCGATTCAGACAGCACCTCGGCCAGGTGCGCAACTGAAGGGTAGTCCTACAAAGAGACAAGGGAATAGGGTCACGTTCAAAGGAGTCTCCGCTTAGATTTTCCGCTCTTCCCACACTCTACATTTACCTCTCTTGCTGGAGGTGGAGGTTAGAATCTGGAAGCCTTGACTCTCTGCACTTCAGATCAAAAAGATCTAAACCAAGAGTGTCTAACCTGTGTCCCATCATATGtcaggtggactacaactcccaactccTAGGAGTGGTCATGCTGGGACCAATGAGAGTTGGGAGTTTAgtaacacctgaagggccacaaattccctaaggtaaaggtaaaggtacccctgatcgttaggtccagtcgcaaacgactctggggttgcacactcatctccctctataggccaagggagccagcgtttgtccgcagacagcttccgggtcatgtggccagcatgacaaagccgcttctggcgaaccagagcagcgcacggaaatgccgtttaccttcccgccggagcggtacctattcatctacttgcacttggacgtgcttttgaactgctaggtgggcaggagctgggaccgaacaacgggagcccaccccgtcacagggattcgaaccgctgaccttctgatcagcaagccctaggctcagtggtttaacccacagcgccacctgggtccatactTCTATTACCATAAGTACTTATACTTACATTACCAtaatcaacaagccctaggctcagtggtttagaccacaaagccacccacatcccacagaTTCCCTAAACCTTGGTATAAACGCtggaaaaaaatactgtataaatTTATGTCAAGTCAGCCACTTTGAATTATTTAAGCCAAGATCCTGACTTTCAGGCCATTGTACAGAGTCAGAGCagtatctacactgactggcagcagctctctgggttcagacaagccctacctggagatgttggggattgtgCCCGAGACCTTCTGCCACTGAAGTAGGGCCCATTTGAGCAAAATTTCAGCTTCCCcgctgtcaggggttcttgcgactactctagagtaacgacgctccgcatgcttgtctttaaacagtttttattagtgcagtctatttacagtgagacaggtgtgtaaaacatgtctgctcattccgatgcagaatccggcactgccccccccccacgtgatcttctccaacacaggagtctcgggacagtgaatctcctccctttctttctcctgcgtaattccggaaccggaggaaagggtctacgctccatgctttccttttctcccttctccccctctctttcctccctcttgtctagccggggctctcccatgctgctggaaccttggccctctctctccacttcctgactagcctccctCAGAGCCCtcacttccatcactgcttggggaggagctacttctgatgcaagggggcggttctctgtactttctcccccttacacCCACACTGCTAAGAACATCAGATTCTGTCTCTAGTGGCCCCTAGCTCATAGTTCAGGAACAgaagccaccaccacccctactCTAAATCACTAGCTGCCAATTTTATTCAAAGCACACAAAATGGGGCATTCACAAGACTATTCTTCATGCTGAATAAGCCAGCTTGGAATTGTTTCACAACATTTACTCCCAATGTCCACACGAGATGTGATGTTACATAACACACTTGCCACCAAAAATGGTCCTTAACGTCTAGCTCTCCCTCTGTAGTAGGAGTTAACTGTTCTGCAGCATCATGATTCTCTGCACTTCATTGGCTAGCACTGTTTGGGAAATGGGGGGTGCCATTATGGAAGCATGGGACTACTCACAGGTAACCAATCAGAAACAGGCTCAAacacacctcctccttccccattgGCCTTACaatcccttcccttctctcttccaGCTGGTCTCATTCAGTGCCAAGCATGGTTATGAccacatgtatatatatacatgtagTGGCAAAACCACTACAACCATCAGTAAAAGTGAGCATGCATACTGCGATTAGGGAGGTGCTGTTGCACTTGCAATGCCAACCACAGTGTTAGGAGGGTGGGTGCTTGGgtgagaaggagggggaggaagtgggGAGGAGCACACAAGAtcaagggggaaagaaacagagGAGAAACCCACAAACCACCTAACCAACATTAAGTAGCCAGGAAAGTGATACAACTGCACTGAGTCATTATCTCAAATTTCATTTTCAATTCCAATACCGCTGGTGTGCATCTCAAACTCATAACCACCATCACCTGGATGTGGCCTGACCCTTCTGGTtcccacagaatcgtagagttggaagggacctgtacggtcatctagtccaaccccctgcaatgcagctgtcccttatggggatcaaacctgcaaacttggcagtatcagcaccacgctctaaccaactgagctatccagctgactTTCACTTGTGCAACATCTTAGCTGATGAAGAGTTCTAGAGAACTCAAAAAACTGGCCACATTTTTTTGTGGTTTGGGGGTTGATCCTAATATAGACATCACCCAACTTTGAAccttgttgttttcttttgtctCCCGAGGcaatctctctccctgcctaacTTTGTTTTTCAAGAGGACCAAGAGAGACCTACATATAGGTGGCTTTTCGTATATAGCCCTCTGTCATCCAAGTGGCAGCGGCCATCGTTGGGCATGTAGACCCCTCCCAGCTTCCCATCTCCTGCCATGTGGAATGTGCCATCCGAAGTGAAGACCAAGAGCTTCGTCACATTACGCCAGCCAATCTGCTCCtggaagggaagagagggaagtTACACTGCCGTTCCCACATGCAAGCAGTTAGCTCAGTATTTTATGCTTTTGGTAATCTGTACATGGGCACAAAGGGTTACACGAGGACATAGCATCTTTAAGTACCAGGTTAGCAGAACCAAAACCTCAAGATCTACAGCATTTACAGATTTCAACACTCAGGGTTTTGCCAGTGACATGTACCTTCAGCATTCGGATTTCAAATTTTGAAATAGGCTTCTTTTTATTGGCCAAGCCAATGTGGCTAAGCTTTGGCCCTTTCCCTATGTTGCTAGattcccaacttccatcatccctgacaactgaccatgctggctgggaaggaTGAGAGTTGGAT
Above is a window of Zootoca vivipara chromosome 2, rZooViv1.1, whole genome shotgun sequence DNA encoding:
- the ITGB7 gene encoding integrin beta-7 isoform X1 — translated: MGCPVNPLDDIAEDCCLRRMRNILRDDSHPGWQFFDLLPSSGRYRSMISPTNRAMLPTGWTVRLWLLFKLLAMVHAEKMPDTGSCQPHPSCHECIRSHPSCAWCKQLDFVQAGESDMERCAPRVELERRGCLPSEIMDPHSEQRVLEDRPLSNSTQHQSFTQLAPQRIALQLRPGEEQRVTVRFRRAEGYPVDLYYLMDLSYSMKDDLENIKRLGSHLLAALRDVTTSVKIGFGSFVDKTVLPYVDTAPSKWQNPCSPSDESCQPAFSYQHVLKLTDNASEFESRVSQQRISGNMDMAEGGFDAIMQAVICKEQIGWRNVTKLLVFTSDGTFHMAGDGKLGGVYMPNDGRCHLDDRGLYTKSHLYDYPSVAHLAEVLSESNIQAIFAVTGPRLSMYEELSRLIPKSVVGELREDSSNVVQLIADAYSSLSSTVNLVHSSDLAPGIAIAYDSHCGDSETSGRTQGECLGVRVNQQVEFSVRIKATTCLPGPQKVVLRVLGVGEEVHIEVATLCDCQCGDTQSNAPHCSGGRGNLTCGICSCQEGHAGRLCECKPEELVDAEATCRDANDTGPVCSGKGQCVCGKCQCNAQASGPLCKCDDAGCERHNGQLCGGNGQCRCGNCECHQNYTGSACQCSLETSGCTQEGVVCSDHGHCVCNRCHCDAGWFDSHCSRCADCQTPCEEHRNCAECRAFGTGLLQKTCSASCNQTVNVVLASATDERWCQTKAEDGSLLIYLIERDKEGSISLTVNGKEGNTTKKTFRLVLSSVLGLVFFGVFLIIVYRIVLEIYDRREFKRFEKERKHAKWNEVNNPLYRSATTTVINPKYNSD
- the ITGB7 gene encoding integrin beta-7 isoform X2, whose translation is MHQPRTAMLPTGWTVRLWLLFKLLAMVHAEKMPDTGSCQPHPSCHECIRSHPSCAWCKQLDFVQAGESDMERCAPRVELERRGCLPSEIMDPHSEQRVLEDRPLSNSTQHQSFTQLAPQRIALQLRPGEEQRVTVRFRRAEGYPVDLYYLMDLSYSMKDDLENIKRLGSHLLAALRDVTTSVKIGFGSFVDKTVLPYVDTAPSKWQNPCSPSDESCQPAFSYQHVLKLTDNASEFESRVSQQRISGNMDMAEGGFDAIMQAVICKEQIGWRNVTKLLVFTSDGTFHMAGDGKLGGVYMPNDGRCHLDDRGLYTKSHLYDYPSVAHLAEVLSESNIQAIFAVTGPRLSMYEELSRLIPKSVVGELREDSSNVVQLIADAYSSLSSTVNLVHSSDLAPGIAIAYDSHCGDSETSGRTQGECLGVRVNQQVEFSVRIKATTCLPGPQKVVLRVLGVGEEVHIEVATLCDCQCGDTQSNAPHCSGGRGNLTCGICSCQEGHAGRLCECKPEELVDAEATCRDANDTGPVCSGKGQCVCGKCQCNAQASGPLCKCDDAGCERHNGQLCGGNGQCRCGNCECHQNYTGSACQCSLETSGCTQEGVVCSDHGHCVCNRCHCDAGWFDSHCSRCADCQTPCEEHRNCAECRAFGTGLLQKTCSASCNQTVNVVLASATDERWCQTKAEDGSLLIYLIERDKEGSISLTVNGKEGNTTKKTFRLVLSSVLGLVFFGVFLIIVYRIVLEIYDRREFKRFEKERKHAKWNEVNNPLYRSATTTVINPKYNSD
- the ITGB7 gene encoding integrin beta-7 isoform X3, whose amino-acid sequence is MLPTGWTVRLWLLFKLLAMVHAEKMPDTGSCQPHPSCHECIRSHPSCAWCKQLDFVQAGESDMERCAPRVELERRGCLPSEIMDPHSEQRVLEDRPLSNSTQHQSFTQLAPQRIALQLRPGEEQRVTVRFRRAEGYPVDLYYLMDLSYSMKDDLENIKRLGSHLLAALRDVTTSVKIGFGSFVDKTVLPYVDTAPSKWQNPCSPSDESCQPAFSYQHVLKLTDNASEFESRVSQQRISGNMDMAEGGFDAIMQAVICKEQIGWRNVTKLLVFTSDGTFHMAGDGKLGGVYMPNDGRCHLDDRGLYTKSHLYDYPSVAHLAEVLSESNIQAIFAVTGPRLSMYEELSRLIPKSVVGELREDSSNVVQLIADAYSSLSSTVNLVHSSDLAPGIAIAYDSHCGDSETSGRTQGECLGVRVNQQVEFSVRIKATTCLPGPQKVVLRVLGVGEEVHIEVATLCDCQCGDTQSNAPHCSGGRGNLTCGICSCQEGHAGRLCECKPEELVDAEATCRDANDTGPVCSGKGQCVCGKCQCNAQASGPLCKCDDAGCERHNGQLCGGNGQCRCGNCECHQNYTGSACQCSLETSGCTQEGVVCSDHGHCVCNRCHCDAGWFDSHCSRCADCQTPCEEHRNCAECRAFGTGLLQKTCSASCNQTVNVVLASATDERWCQTKAEDGSLLIYLIERDKEGSISLTVNGKEGNTTKKTFRLVLSSVLGLVFFGVFLIIVYRIVLEIYDRREFKRFEKERKHAKWNEVNNPLYRSATTTVINPKYNSD